A single window of Salvia splendens isolate huo1 chromosome 8, SspV2, whole genome shotgun sequence DNA harbors:
- the LOC121742968 gene encoding ubiquitin domain-containing protein 2-like — protein MGCAGSRDKLDETSKKIRKPKAWKHSEAITREQLTKMREEFWDTAPHYGGRKEIWDALRAAAEADLTLAQTIVDCVGIIIQNPDLTICYDERGAKYELPKYVVSEPTNLIRDSRKHISNV, from the exons ATGGGTTGCGCTGGATCGCGTGATAAATTAGATG AAACTTCGAAGAAGATACGGAAACCAAAGGCCTGGAAGCACTCAGAAGCCATAACCAGAGAACAGCTAACGAAGATGCGTGAGGAGTTCTGGGACACTGCTCCGCACTATGGTGGTAGGAAAG AGATCTGGGATGCTCTCCGGGCTGCAGCTGAAGCTGATTTGACTCTTGCCCAAACAATTGTGGATTGTGTTGGCATTATTATTCAAAATCCCGACTTAACAATCTGCTACGATGAAAGAG GTGCAAAATATGAGTTGCCCAAATATGTTGTGAGTGAGCCTACAAATCTGATTCGTGACAGCCGAAAACACATCAGTAATGTGTAA
- the LOC121743048 gene encoding U-box domain-containing protein 17-like, giving the protein MASAAIFSSLRRRSSPSLEAFLAPVDLPDDAVLEALRAVSTSFSGKDKKAPFFQGKNSRSLIRKIDAISVLLDALSDLGLSTISPTVFLCLKELYLLLYRSKILIDYVTGSSKLWLLLQNNTISGHFHDINQEISTLFDVFPLSEIILSEDVREQIDLLSRQSRKSRLSIDKHDECKRLKLYHFLNEFEKGKIPDLNELYIFFVEKLEICNVERCRSEIEFLEEQIVNHDDDLEPSSSVLNGFVALMRYCRFLLFRFEDGDDDLGKWKRRTKTKGLISREIADTFVTIPKDFCCPITLELMHSPVIVSTGQTYDRASIVRWLEEGHSTCPKTGQMLVHTKLVPNLALRNLIVQWCMANGIPYDPPESNADCAASAPPSKAAVEATKATAALLVEELENGTPRAKNVAAWEIRLLAKTGRENRAYIAEAGAIPLLKRLLPSADAFAQENSVTALLNLSIYDKNKIRIMDVEGCLGAIVGVLRYGHTTEARENSAATVFSLSAVHEYKKEIAQEDGAVEALAGMLVEGTSRGKKDAVTALFNLSTHPDNCARMIDSGAVRALVGALECEGIAEEAAGAMALIVRQPIGAEAVGKEEGAVEGLTGMMRCGTPRGKENAVVALLELCRSGGAAATQRVLKAPSMASLLQSVLFTGTKRARRKAASLARVFQRCENSSLNFGGLGLGYAFARGNAVAGRDTSFAADVSMPLSISVPVL; this is encoded by the coding sequence ATGGCATCCGCGGCGATATTCTCGTCGTTGAGGCGGCGGAGTTCACCGTCACTGGAGGCGTTCCTAGCACCGGTGGATCTACCAGACGACGCCGTTTTGGAGGCTCTGCGCGCCGTTTCGACGTCCTTTTCAGGTAAGGATAAGAAGGCCCCCTTTTTTCAGGGCAAGAATTCGAGATCTTTAATCCGGAAAATCGACGCTATCTCTGTTCTCCTCGATGCCCTGAGCGATTTGGGGCTCTCGACAATTTCTCCCACCGTGTTTCTGTGCTTGAAGGAGTTGTACCTCCTGCTTTACCGGTCGAAAATCCTGATCGATTATGTAACCGGCTCGAGCAAGCTGTGGCTGCTGCTGCAAAACAACACTATTTCGGGTCATTTCCATGATATCAACCAGGAAATCTCAACCCTCTTCGATGTCTTTCCTTTGTCTGAGATTATTTTGTCTGAAGATGTTAGAGAACAGATTGATTTGTTGAGCAGACAGTCGAGAAAATCGAGATTATCAATCGATAAGCATGATGAGTGTAAAAGATTGAAGCTTTACCATTTCTTGAATGAATTTGAGAAAGGCAAAATCCCTGATTTGAATGAGCTGTACATATTTTTTGTGGAAAAGTTGGAGATTTGCAACGTGGAGAGGTGTAGAAGTGAGATTGAGTTCTTGGAGGAGCAGATTGTGAACCATGATGATGATCTTGAGCCTAGTTCATCGGTTTTGAATGGATTTGTGGCTTTGATGCGTTACTGTAGGTTCTTGCTGTTTCGATTTGAGGATGGGGATGATGATCTAGGGAAATGGAAACGTAGAACCAAAACTAAAGGTTTGATCTCTCGAGAGATTGCAGACACATTTGTCACGATTCCAAAGGACTTCTGCTGCCCTATCACATTGGAGTTGATGCATTCTCCGGTTATAGTGTCGACAGGGCAGACGTATGATCGTGCCTCGATTGTAAGATGGTTGGAGGAAGGGCATAGTACTTGCCCGAAGACGGGGCAGATGCTTGTTCATACGAAACTGGTGCCGAATCTAGCTCTGAGGAATCTGATTGTTCAGTGGTGTATGGCTAATGGGATTCCGTATGATCCACCGGAGAGTAACGCTGACTGTGCGGCTTCTGCTCCTCCGAGCAAGGCTGCAGTCGAGGCAACTAAAGCGACTGCAGCTTTGTTAGTCGAGGAGCTGGAAAACGGGACCCCACGAGCTAAGAATGTGGCTGCTTGGGAGATTAGGCTGTTAGCCAAGACGGGGAGGGAGAACCGGGCTTATATAGCTGAGGCCGGAGCCATACCCCTTCTGAAACGGCTCCTTCCGTCTGCAGACGCCTTTGCACAAGAGAATTCCGTGACTGCATTGCTGAACTTGTCGATTTATGACAAGAACAAGATTAGGATTATGGATGTGGAAGGGTGCTTAGGTGCCATAGTCGGGGTTTTGAGGTACGGGCATACCACCGAGGCGAGGGAGAACTCAGCAGCGACAGTGTTCAGTCTCTCTGCCGTTCATGAATACAAGAAGGAAATTGCGCAGGAAGATGGAGCAGTGGAGGCTTTAGCCGGGATGTTGGTGGAGGGAACTTCCAGAGGGAAGAAGGACGCGGTCACTGCTTTATTCAACCTATCGACGCATCCTGACAACTGCGCGAGGATGATTGATTCGGGCGCTGTGAGGGCGCTAGTCGGAGCGCTGGAGTGCGAAGGCATTGCTGAGGAGGCTGCTGGTGCAATGGCACTCATTGTGAGGCAGCCAATTGGGGCAGAGGCGGTCGGGAAGGAGGAGGGCGCGGTGGAGGGGCTGACGGGGATGATGCGATGTGGAACACCGAGGGGTAAAGAGAATGCTGTGGTGGCGCTGCTTGAGCTGTGCAGGAGCGGAGGTGCAGCTGCCACGCAGAGGGTGCTCAAGGCTCCTTCGATGGCGAGTCTGCTGCAGAGTGTGCTGTTTACGGGGACGAAACGAGCGAGGAGGAAGGCGGCTTCGCTGGCGAGAGTGTTTCAGAGATGTGAGAATAGCTCGTTGA
- the LOC121743551 gene encoding protein STICHEL-like 4: MDENGDGDRIHRYVNGNISDHLQNHIHLTNCIHLKNHVHKQSPSAADATHLRDLVALHRLRRLRGPSDDTRSASLIDDAILHIRGRRFENGGECSMKREESNRNWSNGKSVNMKDMPRQAEETGEEPARSTNSHGKVVKKEKRRRFRSGRRNRPSLAARDAKTRAETSNAFVQGNENDVDQNCSSIHSNKCGIPLNWSSIHHRGKLFLEVTGQSLSHGLSESRSKKEGAISDKPITSENSSQSTKSGGEALPLLLDASESQKSIDSVPWIDNDSGELSLAEMHSSVPGKHQNFTQKYMPRTFTDVVGQSLVVQALSNAVMTKKIGLMYAFYGPHGTGKTTCARIFARALNCQFVESSKPCGFCDPCIADEKGKSRNIRHIGPVDNINSQGLLELFQNLLACQHRSQYGVFIIDECDAMDSDCWSVVLKVIRGDPSRVVIILVCSSLDALPHVIVSRCEKFSFTKLKEAEMVRALQLIARKEDVDIDRDALKLIASRSCGSLRDAEMTLEQLSLLGGEISLGLVQKLIGLISDEKLVDLLDFALSADTINTVKNLRDIMSSGVEPLALLSQLATIITDILAGSYHMAKQWPKRKFFHQQALSKADMEKLRHALKTLCESEKQLRVSSERMTWLTAALLQLAPDQRYSTLSSSSVFSSYRSWNGVDSSPKGNADGIEEIWLKVLENIKIKSLKEFMHKEGKMASVSYGAAPTVELVFNSQLTKSVVEKFRSRIIQSFEAVLGSAVTIEIRQWSREGTGPGVIVLQGQEVSVSDDFQSESERNNQSVSADDEPELSERKQRFGIVRRRVTLRHVIQHADAREAATRAADKLEQENIRLEARSRRLLCWKPPKIRHHKVLWLKFRRRKPQGFRKFVSCGRCLSARSQISIGY; this comes from the exons ATGGATGAAAATGGCGATGGTGATAGAATACACAGATATGTTAATGGTAACATAAGCGATCATCTGCAAAACCACATTCATCTGACGAATTGCATCCATTTGAAGAACCATGTGCACAAGCAGAGTCCATCTGCGGCTGACGCGACTCACTTGAGAGACCTCGTCGCCCTTCATAGGTTGAGGCGTCTGAGAGGTCCTTCCGATGACACTCGCTCTGCTTCTCTAATTGACGATGCGATCCTTCACATACGGGGGAGGAGGTTCGAGAATGGCGGAGAATGTTCGATGAAGAGAGAAGAATCGAATAGAAATTGGAGCAATGGTAAGAGTGTGAACATGAAAGACATGCCCCGTCAAGCAGAGGAGACGGGTGAGGAACCAGCAAGAAGCACAAACAGCCATGGAAAGGTTGTGAAGAAGGAGAAAAGGCGCAGATTTCGCAGTGGTAGAAGAAACCGGCCTAGTTTAGCAGCACGAGATGCTAAAACTAGGGCTGAAACGTCCAACGCATTTGTCCAAGGGAATGAAAATGATGTTGATCAGAATTGCAGCAGTATTCACTCCAATAAGTGTGGAATTCCATTGAACTGGTCGAGCATTCATCACAGAGGAAAGTTGTTCCTTGAGGTGACTGGACAGAGCCTCTCTCATGGCTTATCTGAATCACGGTCGAAGAAAGAAGGCGCAATCTCTGATAAACCTATCACTTCAGAGAACTCCAGTCAATCTACCAAGTCCGGTGGAGAAGCATTGCCTCTGCTTCTTGATGCATCTGAATCTCAGAAAAGTATTGATAGCGTTCCTTGGATTGATAATGACTCGGGAGAATTAAGTCTTGCTGAAATGCATTCATCAGTTCCAGGGAAGCATCAAAACTTCACTCAGAAATACATGCCAAGAACATTCACTGATGTGGTTGGTCAGAGCCTGGTAGTGCAGGCTCTCTCAAATGCTGTGATGACGAAGAAAATCGGATTGATGTACGCGTTTTATGGGCCTCACGGAACTGGCAAAACCACATGCGCACGTATATTTGCTAGAGCTTTAAACTGCCAGTTTGTGGAGAGCTCCAAACCCTGTGGATTTTGTGACCCTTGCATTGCAGATGAGAAGGGGAAGAGCAGAAACATAAGGCACATAGGTCCGGTTGATAATATCAACTCCCAAGGCTTGCTTGAACTCTTTCAGAATCTTTTAGCTTGCCAACACAGGTCACAGTATGGCGTGTTCATAATTGATGAGTGTGATGCTATGGATTCTGATTGCTGGAGTGTAGTCTTGAAGGTTATCCGTGGGGACCCGAGTCGCGTGGTGATCATTCTTGTTTGCTCGAGTCTTGATGCTTTGCCTCATGTGATAGTATCCAGGTGCGAGAAGTTCTCTTTCACCAAGCTGAAAGAAGCAGAGATGGTGCGTGCATTGCAGCTGATAGCGAGGAAGGAAGATGTAGACATCGATAGAGATGCTCTCAAGCTGATTGCATCGAGGTCTTGTGGATCTCTGAGAGATGCAGAGATGACACTGGAGCAGTTGAGCTTGCTCGGGGGGGAGATCTCTCTGGGCTTGGTGCAGAAACTg ATTGGACTTATTTCAGATGAAAAGTTGGTGGATCTTCTTGATTTTGCACTATCTGCTGACACAATCAACACCGTGAAGAATCTGAGAGATATCATGTCATCCGGTGTTGAGCCGTTAGCTCTATTGTCACAGCTAGCCACAATCATCACTGATATTCTTGCTGGAAGCTATCATATGGCAAAACAATGGCCTAAGAGGAAGTTCTTCCACCAGCAAGCTT TATCCAAGGCAGATATGGAGAAGCTGCGGCATGCACTGAAAACACTGTGTGAATCCGAGAAGCAGTTGAGGGTGTCGAGTGAGCGGATGACTTGGCTCACGGCTGCATTGCTGCAGCTGGCTCCTGATCAGCGCTACTCGACCCTGAGTTCGTCTTCAGTTTTTAGTTCGTATCGCAGCTGGAATGGAGTAGATTCTTCACCAAAAGGGAATGCAGATGGGATTGAAGAGATTTGGTTGAAAGTTCTTGAAAACATCAAAATAAAGAGCTTGAAAGAGTTCATGCACAAGGAAGGGAAGATGGCCTCCGTGAGCTATGGTGCAG CTCCAACAGTGGAACTGGTGTTCAATTCACAGCTGACAAAGTCCGTGGTAGAAAAATTCAGATCGCGCATCATACAATCATTTGAGGCAGTTCTTGGATCGGCAGTAACCATTGAGATCAGGCAATGGTCGAGAGAAGGTACCGGGCCAGGGGTTATTGtgctacaaggacaagaagtaTCGGTTTCGGATGACTTTCAAAGTGAGTCTGAGAGGAACAATCAAAGTGTTTCTGCAGATGACGAACCAGAATTGAGTGAGAGAAAGCAGAGGTTTGGCATTGTTAGAAGAAGGGTGACTCTTCGTCATGTGATCCAGCACGCCGATGCGCGCGAAGCAGCTACCAGAGCTGCTGACAAGCTTGAACAAGAAAATAT AAGACTAGAAGCAAGATCAAGGAGATTGCTCTGCTGGAAGCCACCAAAAATTAGACATCATAAG GTTTTATGGTTGAAATTTAGAAGAAGAAAACCACAAGGCTTTCGGAAATTTGTTTCCTGCGGAAGGTGTCTTTCTGCAAGGTCTCAAATCTCAATAGGATATTAG